One window of the Dermacentor andersoni chromosome 10, qqDerAnde1_hic_scaffold, whole genome shotgun sequence genome contains the following:
- the LOC126543485 gene encoding uncharacterized protein, with product MERSLYDVVLGNIDGVFYPTGFNPSHDLSDVSKRHKDSATAEEPVRHQGVCPDRATVSAAANPATVSTEATKQETEPSTEAKDEGATERAGEGQEGRRRVSIRANGRVSEDSLGRRRKRRKPRKEADSHSQSEPEGIDRKGGTPCRGGLRSYQRRVPRDRSDTRSRIDVESIPESHRYVWADDTCKCSLYIGNMSSQVTKDQVRALSDAIRSVHFVNRHSAFLDFESPEVATAQLELLRSRQLKGKTVQVEPSSPWSSSTYKSDHLLYVRGLPDDKGMDTLGPLFPDALFIDRREGKVLLRFKDHESAISAIKQVIAHYGTDFKFSFAAVRPRWNRRCPPRTVWREG from the coding sequence ATGGAAAGGTCACTCTATGATGTTGTCCTTGGGAACATCGACGGGGTGTTCTACCCTACTGGTTTCAATCCGTCACATGACCTGTCTGACGTGTCAAAACGGCACAAAGACTCGGCGACAGCAGAGGAGCCTGTTCGACACCAAGGCGTGTGCCCGGATAGAGCTACTGTGAGTGCTGCGGCAAACCCTGCAACTGTGTCGACTGAGGCGACCAAGCAGGAGACGGAACCGTCTACTGAAGCAAAGGATGAAGGTGCTACTGAAAGAGCTGGAGAAGGCCAGGAGGGCAGGAGACGAGTGTCCATTCGGGCCAATGGGCGTGTGAGTGAAGACAGTCTCGGTCGCCGTCGCAAGCGGCGCAAGCCCAGAAAGGAGGCGGATAGCCACAGCCAAAGTGAGCCTGAGGGCATTGACCGGAAAGGCGGAACTCCATGTCGGGGTGGGCTCCGTTCTTACCAGCGACGCGTCCCTCGGGACCGTTCAGACACAAGGTCACGTATTGATGTTGAAAGCATCCCCGAGTCACATCGGTACGTCTGGGCTGATGACACGTGCAAGTGTTCATTGTACATTGGGAACATGTCAAGCCAGGTGACCAAGGATCAAGTTCGTGCCCTGTCAGATGCCATCCGCAGCGTCCACTTTGTAAACAGGCACAGCGCATTCCTGGATTTTGAGAGCCCAGAAGTGGCTACTGCACAGCTGGAGCTCCTGCGCAGCAGGCAGCTCAAGGGCAAGACAGTGCAGGTGGAGCCTAGCAGCCCCTGGAGCAGTTCCACATACAAGTCAGACCacctgctgtatgtgcgaggacTTCCTGATGACAAAGGCATGGATACCCTTGGGCCGCTATTTCCTGATGCCTTGTTCATTGATCGCCGTGAAGGCAAAGTGCTGCTGAGATTCAAGGACCATGAAAGTGCCATAAGTGCCATCAAACAAGTTATTGCTCATTATGGGACAGACTTCAAGTTCAGCTTTGCTGCTGTTCGTCCTAGATGGAACCGCCGGTGTCCGCCCCGAACAGTGTGGCGCGAAGGGTAG